The Mustelus asterias chromosome 1, sMusAst1.hap1.1, whole genome shotgun sequence genomic interval ggatgtggaaaagattgaaagggtgcagaggagatttacaaggatgttgcctggattgggtggtatgccttatgaggataggctgagggagctcggtcttttctccttggagagacgtagaatgagaggagacctaatagagttatataagatgttgagaggcatagatcgggtggactctcagaggctttttcccagggtggaaatggctgctacgagaggacacaggtttaaggtgctggggtgtaggtacaggggaaatgtttttcacacagagggtggtgggcgagtggaatcggctgccatcagtggtggtggaggcaaactcaatagggtcttttaagagactcctggatgagtacatgggacttaatagaatggagggttataggtaagcctaaaaggtagggatatattcggcacaacttgtggggccgaagggcctgttttgagctgtagtttttctatgttctattatttggtggcctatagtctACGCCTATCAattactttttctccttactatatGGATTCAACacttttctccatagaacctatatcatctctcactactaccctgatgtcatccttaaatatcaaaggtacaccacctcccttaccttatTGTCTGTCTTTCCGAATAGTCTGAAAATCctagatatttaactcccagtcgtgaccaccctgcaactgtgtctctgtaatggccactaaatcacacacattcgcaatgatttgtactgtcaactcatttaccttgtttcgaatgctacgagcatttagGTAAAGTGCCTTTACGCTAGTTAttataccttctttttgaatcccAGCACCTCCATTCATAACATCTCCTGAATTCTCctttcttttaacttttttcctaatTTTCAGTGTAGCTGAAACCTCCTCCCCACATGCTAAGCTGCTGTTTTGCTTCCCACGAACCattatatttctcctcatctcagtcctaaaaggtttacccctcattctcaaactatggcccctaattctggactcccccaccattgggaacattttgataaagaagaaaaaataaaataaaaaaatgttGACTTATCCAAGAGAAGAAGATGTTATAAAGGATAGATTACATAGAATGCATAGAACAGAAACAGGTGTTCAGTCCTCGTGTTCCATGCTGGCATTTAAACTCCACaccgagaatgtgcaaactcgggtcactgtctgtgtggagtttgcacattctcctcgtgtctgcgtgggtttcctccgggtgctccggtttcctcccacagtccaaagatgtgcgggttaggttgattggccaggttaaaaattgccccttagaatcctgagatgcgtaggttagagtgattagcgggtaaatatgtgggggtagggcctgggtgggattgtgttcggtgcagactcgatgggccgaatggcctccttctgcactgtaggattctatgatttctacgagcTTCCTCCCATCTTACTTCATTTACCTCACAGCTTTCTCTTTGATTCCTTTCTATCTCATCTGTTTACCTTGCTGCCCTTTAGATGTATTTATGCCATTCACCTCAACTCTGCATATGGTAGCAGCTTCTATACATAAGGCAATTTTTCTTGAAGTCCCGCTCGGATTTACTCGGTTAAATCTGGCAAAAGGTTTAACAGTTGATGAGGAGGAATAGGTGAAATGGAAAGATGTGTGAGGAGAAAAAAAGTTTTTATATTTTTAACATACTTTTAATTGCATGTTAGCATTAATACTTTAACATTGCTGACAACAGATGAGCATTATCGCTATAATATTAgggtttattttgatttgatttgatttattattgtcacatgttttaacatacagtgaaaagtattgtttcttgcgctatacagacaaaacataccattcatagagaaggaaacaagagagagcagaatgtagtattacagtcatagctagggtgtaaagaacgatcaacttaatgtgaggtaagtccattcaaagtctgacagcagccgggaagaagctgttcttgagtcgatttgtatgtgacctcagacttttgtatctttttcctgaaggaagaaggtgggaagagagaatgtctggggtgcgtggggtccttaattatgctggctgctttgccgaggcagcgggaagtgtagacagagtcaatagatgggaggctggtttgtgtgatggattgggctacattcatgactttttgtagtttcttgcagtcttgggcagagcaggagccatatcaagctgtgatacaaccagaaagaatgctttctatggtacatctgtaaaggttggtgagagtcgtagctgacatgccaaatttccttagtcttctgagaaagtagaggctttggtgggctttcttaactatagtgtcggcatggggggaccaggataggttgttggtgatctggacttgATGTGgtgatctaaaaacttgaagctctcaaccctttctatttcatccccattgatgtagacaggggcatgttctcctttaagcttcctgaagttgatgacaatctccttcgttttgttgacattgagggagagattattgttgccgcaccagttcaccagattctctatctcattcctgtactctatttcatagaagaatagaaaccctacagtgcagaaggaggccattcggcccatcgagtctgcaccgaccacaatcccacccaggccctacccccacatatttacccgctaatccctctaacctacacatctcaggggcaattttaacctggccaatcaacctaacccgcacatctttggactgtgggaggaaaccggaggacccggaggaaacccacgcaaacacgaggagaatgtgcaaactccacacagacagtgacccgagccgggaatcgaacccgggaccctggagctgtgaagcagcagtgctaaccactgtgctaccgtgccgccttgtttgagatccgacccactatggtggtgtcgtcagcaaacttaaaaatcgaattggaggggaatttggccgcactgtcctaggtgtaaaaggagtatagtaaggggctgagaacacagccttgaggggcaccggtgttgaggatgattgtggaagaggtgttgttgcctatccttactgattgtggtctgtgagttaggaagttcaggatccagtcgcagagggaggtgccgaggcccaggccatggagtttggggatgagttttgtggggaataatagtgttgaaggctgagctatagtcaataaataggagtctgacataggtgtccttgttatctaggtgttccagggttgaatgcaaggccagggaaatggcatctgctgtggacctgttgcggcggtaggcagactgtagtggatccaggtagtccgggaggctggaattgatgtgtgccatggctaacctttcaaggcacttcataatgatggatgtcagagccactggccgattgtcattaaggcacgctgcttggtttttcttaggtaccgggatgatggtcatcttcctgaagcagatagggacctcagattgttgtaaggagaggttgaagatgtctgtgaataccttcactagctgatccacacaggatctgaatgCACGTCagagtaccccatccgggccagttgtttTCCATGggctgaccttcaagaaagctgtctgacatctgcaatggtgaccccagatacaggttcatccagggcttcctgggtggagggcatgctctcgctgacctcttgctcaaaacgggtgtagaatgcattgagctcatcagggaggggtgcgttggagccggcgattgaTCCAAACATATGGGTGCCTGTTCTGAAACCGTTATAAGGCTGGGTGATCGCCACAGTAAATGTGGGACATTTTGAGCTGGTAACAATAGTCCAGAAGTTGCTGACAAAGTAATGGCGAGTTCATGGTTCCTGCCATTATTAGTGCATTAAAAAACCCAGCATGTCATAGTGAAGGAGAGATATGTCATAAATTCTGATTCACTATAAACTTGAATAATTTGTGCCGCGCCAACAAAAAATTACCAATTTGCTTTAGGTTTGCCCATTGTGCATCATAAAACTGTGAGAATTGTGGAATTAAGCAAATTAATCTCAGCGCAGGCATTTGAGGCTTGTAATTCACGTCATCAGgatcacagaatgtgggagaacagAAACAGTACAATAAAATGCTAAAGTCTTACTCCTGCAGGTAATAAATTGTTCCTCGAAATTTAttaaattttacattttaaaattagcATTACTTTATTTTTCCTTCGGGTCTCTTTTTCTTCTTTGTTGATCCAATCTTATATTTTGCCTCGTTAATTCTAATTGTACTTCTGGTTCATCCTGTTTGCTTCTCAGCCATTCAGTCTGTGTCTTTCTTTAGCCTAAAATTGAATTGATTAAGGAGGTATTGCTCCCATTGTTCACTAAGATCCCAGATGCCCTGTTGACCACACAGCGGGGTTACAACCAGTCAACTGCAGCACAGAAATAATCAGGATTAAAAGGCTAAATAAAATGCAACTTGCGGGGGAAgcggtggcctcgtggtattatcgctggactattaatcccgaaactcagctaatgttctggggacccgtgtttgaatcctgccgtggcagatggtgaaatttgaattcaattaaaaaagatGGGGCAGAATTTCACCGGGGCTCGCTCTGCCCATTGATGGATCacgcctgatttctcagctcttatGATTTTACGAGAGTCAGATTTCCAGTGAGGTTAGtcccggaaatgggcgagaggctgagtaATTATTCCCATGTATTTAAATGAGGATTAACATGTATTCAGTGAGCCTGGCgctcaatcatccgggctcacttgcctttgtggcctcaaCGGGAGATGTTCTCTCTGGTGAGGAAAATATCTGCTCCCCATGAAAGGGGAACAATCCTGCTGGACTCactggtggaaccagaggccattgaggcccctggggaggccaagggcaaggggggtgccccttgggcagtgccagcctggcatcttggcagtgccaacctggcacctggGAAATGCCCAGTGGTAGGTGCCAGGGGCAGagcctatgggggcagggcctgcacATGCACAGCGGCtccatcagaggtctgcacatgcacagcggCTCcatctgcaggctggctggcgaattaagccctgcccactgcctgcagcagctagaaatggtctagaccATTTTTTCAGTGAttaaagtgcataagattggacatgaaaactcacccaaaaaacgaagcaggaactctcctgttttcatgctagctggacacttagaaccaatctcgtaaaattccacccttggaattaagaatctactgatgtccattgtcgattgtcgggaaaaaccatctggttcattaacatcctttagcgaaggaaatctgccatccttacctggtctggcctacatgtgactccagagccacagcaatgtggttgattctcaactgccttccaagggtaactgaggatgggcaataaatgctggccatccagcgacaccgatgtctcacaaatgaattttaaaaactgctgATGCTTCCTATGAGGTGCCCTGCTGCAGCATTCTCTAGACAAATGTAAATCTGTTGAGTTTTATTCCCCGTTTATAGTTTTGACAACTTTAGGACATTGAAAATGGACAAAGCTCATCGTGTCCCATCTCTGTGATTAATGCACAATTTTCTGTGTTAGTTTGACAATCATCATTTTTTGCACACATTTTTATTGCACGTTTTCAAAACATCTGTATTTCACGAATTTAATCCGTGACACCTTGAGGTCCAATAGTGTCCAATAGATCTACATATTCATAGGTGACCTGGAATCTGACCTTACGTAAGTCAATTTAAGACAAAATAAGATGATGAAAAGGTTTCAAGACTAAATTAACACTCAATAATTGCAAAGAATTAATGCACTTGAGATTAATATATCTGAATTGCGCAGTTCTGTCTTTTTAATTTCTGTAATGGAAGTTAGTTTTATCATCTGTTGGAACCTGCCTAACAGGTTTGCATCTTTTTGCATCTTCAAAATGTGTGAAACAATCTGGAAAATCATTAATACTTATGTGCTCAGAGGGCAAAAAAGATGCCTTCACGGACCTTTCAGTGCAGAAATGTGCAAAGAGTTGATTATCACGTTTACTTGCAAATAAAAGATTACAGTGTTAGCAGGATGATCATTGCCTCAAGTTTCTTAAATACCACTTCTGCATAAAATGACAAAAGCTTTTGTAGAAAGGCCACAAATGTATGTAAATTATCATTAATAGTTTGTTAAGGATTAAATTGCAAAATAACAGTATTGTAAGTTACTTCCTTTTGCCTAGTTTGTTGTAAATATGGTAAGAATCCGAGCTTTCACAAGTTGTTATATTTTGGTTGCTGACAGTGTGAAAGTAATCACTTCTGATCATCAGCCAATCCAGTTGTAGGGGCTGTCCTTGATGAATAAATACACTCAGAAGAGTAATAAACAGAAATGAAGGGAAGGAAATGGATACAGGACCTGATACACAAGACTCCTTCTTCTGGCTGACAACAATTTGAGACCAGTTACCAAATCCAACTGCGTTACAGCTAAACAAACCTTATTAACGTTTGAATAAAATTCACCTCTCTGTCAGATAATGAAGGGGGAAGTCAGTGGAAATTCAAGGATGTGGATTTCACATTCCAATCTTCACCGAACCTGAGGTCAAAATGAGTGATGGAGCAGAAGTGAATGCATCGATAACAACAGAAATGATTTATCTATTGAAGGGTTATACTTCAGATTACAGGTCCTCTAATAGCAGACTCAACACAGCCTCTTTGAAGTCTACATTCACACCAGCAAAGGAGGATAGTGAGGATTGGGAATACAACTTGGTAATATACCTGGCTCTCTTCCTCTTCTTGTTGCTCTTGCTGGTTTTATTTCTTTTTATGGTCATCAAACAGCTGAAGAATTCAGTGGCAGCTGTTGTATGGCAGCCTGGTCGTTCTGTTAGAGAACCCTGGAGCGCACACAGAGAGCAGGCTGTCTAGGAGCAAGCTGCATTCTCTACCACCGTTGTCCACAAGTTTTCCAGCAGTGACAGGTATTGTGAATGATGAGCAAAATTATTTTCTATATGTTTTGCCAGAATCAATGCTTTATGCAGGCTGCAGATCAGGTTCTTGCTATAATACAATGTTATGTCCACGTGAATACTGCAGAAGGTAAGTTTATTTATAACTGGCAGCAAATCACCAGCAAACGATGAAGGTGGTGAAAGAACTGCATTTGTGGATGTTCTGTTTCTGATGAGAGACTGCATCTAATTTTCATTGCTTAAATTTAAAGAAACTGAAGAAGTGAAAGAAATGTTTACAATGCCATTGCGTTCTAAACTTTATACCATATTTGTGGCGCTGGCAGTTGTGGCTGGTGTGGGGTAAGAGTGGGGATAGTGAATCTGCCCCCTGTACTCTTGACGTAGGCAGCTCTATTTACGTAATCACCCCTCCAATTCctgcaggctttgtggagtcgaGCCAATGTctccataaagaacaaagaacaatacagcacagaaacagtcccttcggccctccaagcccgcaccgctccctggtcccaactagaccattctttcgtatccctccattcccactccgttcatgtggctatctagataagtcttaaacgttcccagtgtgcccgcctccaccaccttgcccggcagcgcattccaggcccccaccaccctctgtgtaaaatacgtccttctgatatccgtgttaaacctcccccccccttcaccttgaacctatgacccctcgtgaacgtcaccaccgacctgggaaaaagcttcccaccgttcaacctatctatgcctttcataattttatacacctctattaagtctcccctcatcctccatctttccagtgagaacaaccccagtttacccaatctctcctcataactaagcccttctataccagggaacatcctggtaaacctcctctgcactcactctaaagcctccacgtccttctggtagtgtggcgcagtattccaaatgcggccgaaccaacgttctatacaactgcaacatcagaccccaacttttatactctatgccccatcctataaaggcaagcatgccatatgccttcttcactaccttctccacctgtgacgtcaccttcaaggatctgtggacttgcacacccaggtccctctgcgtatctacaccctttatggttctgccatttatcgtatagctcccccctacgttagttctaccaaaatgcatcacttcgcattgatctggattgaactccatctgccatttctttgcccaaatttccagcctatctatatccttctgtagcctctgacaatgttcctcactatctgcaagtccagccatttttgtgtcgtccgcaaacttactgatcaccccagttacaccttcttccagatcgtttatataaatcacaaacagcagaggtcccaatacagagccctgcggaacaccactagtcatggctTGAATTGTTTGCCCATTGGGCATACGTACTAGGCAGGCACAGAAATGGGCGTGAAACTCGCTTCCGGTTACGATCAGCCCTGAATGAATGGCTGGCCAGTTAACGGGCAACTGGCGTGAAACGCACACTTGGAAAGGCTCAGCACAGGTGGGAAAGATGGGAAGAGGGCGGGTGCAGAGAAAAGAGAAGGTCCTGGCTGGTGCTTTTAATATGCCCCCTCATGGGAACAACCGCTGCGGAGCTGTCTCATGGAACTGCAGACccgtaaaaaaaaaattgcagtggAGAAATGCTGCAAGGAGTGTGTGCACAGCACAAGTTCAATCTTCAGAcaacttttaaattttatttcaatCCCGACATTTCACACTGCCCTGGATCAAGGAGCAGCTAAAATGTAAAATAtccctggccattcagcccatctgccaaCCATAAAAACAGGCAGGCCATGTAAGATTTCATTCAATTAGACCTTCCCTGGGATAACTTCCAGCTCTCACACGCGCCCACCAATCAAAATATTGCATGACTACGGGATGTACACCCAACATCTTCTTGCGCAATTCCATGCTTCCATATTACAAATGTCAAGTGCTTGTCATGTTCCTTCGTTCAGACTGAATGGCCCATCCTTCTCAGCAGTTCACTGAGGATCTTACACACTGGGAAACTGAGCATGCCTGATTATAATTGCAAAAACATAGGAATTGAAACCTACAGGAAATGTAAACACAGTTCTGCCCTTGTATGCATCAAATAATACGCTGACTATGATTGCCATTCATGGATTTCTATATAATAATGCAATACTAGATGTTGTAATTGTATTAGTATGGACTTTTGGCCTGGTGAATACTTAAAAGCATTGAGTCTTTTATTTTAGAATTTTGACCTGATGGTTGgatttttcatttattttaagAGTTTGTAAGTTGGGGAATATATTTTTTCATGAAAACTGGAGATTTAAAATGGTCAGCTGCAAGGTTTGGTTGTCCATTGAATGTCCCCTCTCAGTTTGAATCTGCAACTTAAGAGCAAGGGAAGAGATGCCATTGGGTTGTACGCAATGGCTCAGAATTTCTCCCAATTCAGCAGAGGAAGTGCACTGGAAACCTCTTTACTGCACAGAGATTGGGCTTCCTTCACCAAATGAAATTTCCATCATGGCTTCCATCAGAAAAATGAGGCCAGTTCCAAGGAAATTTCGGTTTATATTTCTGggttttagccatgctaaatatagGGCTGCTTGAAAAAGCATTTTCCTTACTTTGTGCAGGGGGCGGGGATTAAGGCCGGGAGACAACAGCACGAGGCATTTCGTGAGTCTCCCAGGCTCTTTTCCTTTAGCACAATCAGCTCCACACTGGAaatcggtgcagagctgattaTCCTATGGGAATAtcattgaaattgacatttccatatggcTATCGGGCCCGGGACAGGATTCTCTGGGTCCGCTAGCATCTCCTCTTCCATCGGGAGTGATTGCCAAAAGCAGGGTTTACaattgctc includes:
- the LOC144506186 gene encoding small integral membrane protein 43-like, with translation MSDGAEVNASITTEMIYLLKGYTSDYRSSNSRLNTASLKSTFTPAKEDSEDWEYNLVIYLALFLFLLLLLVLFLFMVIKQLKNSVAAVVWQPGRSVREPWSAHREQAV